The following proteins are co-located in the Solanum pennellii chromosome 8, SPENNV200 genome:
- the LOC107028189 gene encoding ubiquinol oxidase 2, mitochondrial-like has product MIIRGASRLAHSMMSHIGPRYYSTLRPVAGNAAGNGVITDVSFNFLHENSIKGFEKTMVTYVRYFSTTNSCNISTINLSDNEKNEQTSQGKIDQIGCAEVKATALTSGGNNNNNNNNNNNKGIVSYWGIQPPKVTKEDGTPWKWNCFMPWETYKADLSIDMKKHHEPITLLDKMAYWTVKALRVPTDIFFQKRYGCRAMMLETVAAVPGMVGGMLLHCKSLRRFEHSGGWIKALLEEAENERMHLMTFMEVSKPKWYERALVLIVQGIFFNVYFMTYILSPKLAHRIVGYLEEEAIHSYTQFLKELDEGNIENVVAPAIAIDYWRLTQDATLKDVVMVVRADEAHHRDVNHFASDIYYHGQELKDCPAPLGYH; this is encoded by the exons ATGATTATACGTGGCGCATCGAGGTTGGCGCATTCTATGATGTCTCACATTGGTCCACGTTACTATTCAACTTTACGTCCGGTGGCCGGAAATGCAGCCGGAAATGGAGTTATTACCGATGTATCGTTTaatttcttgcatgaaaatTCTATCAAGGGTTTTGAAAAGACGATGGTCACATATGTTAGGTATTTTTCAACTACAAATTCGTGTAACATAAGTACAATAAATTTAAGCGATAACGAGAAAAATGAACAAACTAGTCAAGGAAAAATTGATCAGATCGGTTGCGCAGAAGTCAAAGCCACCGCTCTTACTAGTGgtggaaataataataataataataataataataataataaaggtaTTGTTAGCTATTGGGGTATTCAACCCCCTAAGGTTACAAAAGAAGATGGTACACCATGGAAGTGGAATTGTTTTATG CCATGGGAGACATACAAGGCAGATTTAtcaattgatatgaaaaaaCACCATGAGCCTATAACGTTGTTGGATAAAATGGCTTATTGGACTGTCAAGGCCCTTAGGGTACCCACAGACATATTCTTTCag AAGAGGTACGGTTGTCGAGCAATGATGTTGGAAACCGTGGCGGCAGTCCCCGGTATGGTAGGAGGAATGTTATTACACTGTAAATCTTTAAGGCGATTCGAGCACAGTGGTGGTTGGATCAAAGCACTATTAGAAGAAGCAGAAAATGAAAGAATGCACTTAATGACATTTATGGAAGTATCAAAACCAAAATGGTATGAACGTGCACTTGTCTTAATAGTACAAGGCATATTCTTCAATGTTtattttatgacttatattttatcaCCAAAATTGGCACATCGAATTGTTGGTTACTTAGAAGAAGAAGCTATTCATTCCTACACACAATTTCTAAAAGAATTAGATGAGGGAAATATTGAAAATGTAGTTGCTCCGGCTATTGCTATTGATTATTGGCGTTTGACGCAAGACGCGACTCTTAAAGATGTTGTCATGGTGGTTAGGGCGGATGAGGCTCATCATCGCGATGTCAACCACTTTGCATCG GATATTTATTACCATGGGCAAGAACTGAAGGACTGTCCAGCTCCACTTGGGTATCACTGA